The proteins below come from a single uncultured Carboxylicivirga sp. genomic window:
- a CDS encoding tetratricopeptide repeat protein has protein sequence MSIQMLSVNRGKTILLGIILILAFFPESYARGSKLPPVELKDSLENVLSNAGNDTVLIDSVYVLIKIYRRQLKEEYKDILVDYINYSSKIGYSRGAMRMYDRLGLNERYSERFDSAVFYHLKSLELAMQLKDSFQMAYNYNNIGQAYRLQDMNSLAIKNFHKALELQEANGNEKGASFTQNTLGAVYVVQKEYDQAMHYFRESQKIARHRNDLRTQSYNYGAIGEVYMLQNQPDSAILYYNIAKDIKLEMGDKKGLGVSNHLIGQAYFNKGDYAKAESFLNEALKLHLKYHTERYIALCYDFLGKIKLKQNHNTEAIDYLLKAKAISTNIHSYENLLSINSSLKELYQKQHQWPLAMQVMLQNEQINDSIYSLKKTREMQALEIEYETEKREQQIKLLSAENEIKEQRIKIGIAIIALLILTVGFWFFMQREKQKRIQLERDKVRQQLLRSQMNPHFLFNALGSIQSYMYQNDVKTAARYMGNFASLTRSILNNSAVEQVSLDEEISTLKNYLELEKMRLQSNFQYSIEVPADLDVEFIAVPPMLIQPFVENAIKHGIKNYSSGGRVKLVFEEKDDLIHVMIEDNGEGINTTKEKGTSNHKSMATTIFKQRMKIIRDKFPNVPEPVIFDLSENDSKGTHIDLYLPILELSPILNT, from the coding sequence ATGAGTATCCAAATGTTGTCTGTAAACCGGGGAAAGACAATTTTATTAGGGATTATCTTAATTCTTGCCTTTTTTCCTGAAAGCTACGCAAGAGGTAGCAAGCTTCCACCTGTTGAATTAAAAGATAGTTTAGAGAATGTGTTATCTAATGCCGGTAATGATACGGTATTAATCGACAGTGTTTATGTACTCATAAAAATCTATCGACGCCAATTAAAAGAAGAGTATAAAGATATTCTGGTTGATTATATCAACTACTCCTCTAAGATAGGGTACAGCCGTGGAGCCATGCGGATGTATGATCGATTAGGTTTAAACGAACGATATAGCGAGCGATTCGATTCAGCTGTTTTTTATCATCTTAAGTCGTTGGAACTGGCCATGCAACTCAAGGATAGTTTTCAGATGGCATATAACTATAATAATATTGGTCAGGCGTATCGGCTCCAGGATATGAATAGTTTAGCCATTAAAAATTTCCACAAAGCTTTGGAATTACAGGAGGCTAATGGAAATGAGAAAGGAGCCTCGTTTACTCAAAATACACTAGGAGCGGTTTATGTTGTGCAAAAGGAGTATGATCAGGCGATGCATTATTTCAGAGAGTCGCAAAAAATAGCTAGGCATAGAAATGATTTACGAACCCAATCTTATAATTACGGAGCTATTGGAGAGGTTTATATGTTACAAAATCAACCAGATTCAGCAATCTTATACTACAACATAGCCAAAGATATTAAACTGGAAATGGGAGATAAGAAGGGGCTTGGCGTGTCGAACCATTTAATAGGTCAGGCTTATTTTAATAAAGGCGATTATGCCAAAGCTGAATCATTTTTGAATGAAGCATTAAAATTACATCTTAAATATCATACAGAGCGATACATAGCATTGTGTTACGATTTTTTAGGAAAGATAAAGTTAAAGCAAAATCATAATACCGAAGCCATCGATTATTTACTGAAAGCAAAAGCGATATCTACTAATATACATTCATACGAAAACCTTTTGTCTATCAATAGTAGTTTAAAAGAACTGTATCAAAAACAACATCAATGGCCATTGGCAATGCAGGTGATGCTGCAAAATGAGCAAATAAACGATAGTATCTACAGCTTGAAGAAAACGCGGGAAATGCAAGCGCTCGAAATTGAATACGAGACCGAAAAACGCGAACAGCAAATAAAATTGCTTTCAGCCGAAAATGAAATAAAAGAGCAGCGAATAAAAATAGGTATTGCCATTATTGCATTGCTGATTCTTACTGTTGGTTTCTGGTTTTTTATGCAGAGGGAGAAGCAAAAAAGGATTCAACTTGAGCGAGATAAAGTTCGACAACAGTTGTTGCGATCGCAAATGAATCCTCACTTCTTATTTAATGCTTTAGGAAGTATTCAGAGTTATATGTATCAGAATGATGTTAAAACTGCTGCAAGATATATGGGTAACTTTGCTTCGTTAACGCGCTCGATATTGAATAACTCGGCAGTTGAGCAGGTATCGCTAGATGAAGAAATCAGTACGCTGAAAAATTATCTGGAACTCGAAAAAATGCGTTTGCAATCCAATTTTCAGTATAGTATTGAAGTTCCTGCGGATTTGGATGTAGAATTTATTGCTGTTCCTCCTATGTTGATTCAACCTTTTGTTGAAAATGCTATCAAACATGGTATAAAAAATTATAGTTCGGGTGGAAGAGTAAAGCTTGTATTTGAAGAAAAGGATGATCTTATCCATGTAATGATTGAAGATAATGGGGAGGGAATTAATACGACAAAAGAAAAAGGCACAAGCAATCATAAGTCCATGGCTACTACTATTTTCAAGCAGAGGATGAAAATAATCCGCGATAAGTTCCCGAATGTGCCTGAGCCTGTTATCTTCGATTTGTCAGAGAACGATAGTAAAGGTACCCATATTGATTTGTATCTACCCATACTTGAATTAAGTCCCATTTTAAATACCTGA
- a CDS encoding LytTR family DNA-binding domain-containing protein — protein sequence MSRLKAVIIDDEPNMRLLLREMVADNFVDIQIMDEAGSVDEGVAIIQQHQPDIVFLDIEIKGGTGFHILQKVKPYSFKLIFITAFNQFAIKAIKFSAIDYILKPVNETEFVQAVNTAIDSIQQTLSSSQMNNFIDHFEKEEQRKKIILRTSDAIHLVEVSDIVYCKSDNSYTSFYLKDQKEILVSKSIKEFADLLEEYRFFRPHQSFLVNLNCVNKIDKTDGGFIILNNGKEIPVSGRRKAYVLQMVEAL from the coding sequence ATGAGTCGCTTAAAAGCTGTAATTATTGACGATGAACCTAATATGCGTTTATTGCTTCGAGAGATGGTTGCTGATAATTTCGTGGATATTCAAATAATGGATGAAGCCGGATCTGTAGATGAAGGTGTGGCAATTATTCAGCAACATCAACCTGATATTGTATTTTTAGATATAGAAATTAAAGGTGGAACAGGATTTCATATTTTGCAAAAGGTAAAACCTTACTCTTTCAAACTTATTTTTATTACGGCATTTAATCAATTTGCCATTAAAGCCATTAAGTTTAGTGCTATTGATTATATTCTTAAGCCGGTAAACGAAACCGAGTTTGTGCAAGCTGTTAATACTGCTATCGATAGTATTCAGCAAACTTTAAGTTCGTCTCAGATGAATAATTTTATCGATCATTTTGAGAAGGAAGAGCAGCGCAAAAAAATCATACTTCGTACTTCTGATGCTATCCATTTAGTTGAAGTAAGCGACATTGTTTATTGTAAAAGCGATAATAGTTATACCTCTTTTTATTTAAAAGATCAAAAAGAAATTCTGGTATCAAAATCGATTAAAGAGTTTGCCGATTTATTGGAAGAATATAGGTTCTTTCGACCCCATCAATCATTCTTGGTTAATCTGAATTGTGTAAATAAGATTGACAAAACAGATGGAGGATTTATCATTCTTAATAACGGAAAAGAAATACCCGTATCCGGGCGTCGAAAAGCTTATGTACTGCAGATGGTAGAAGCTTTATGA
- a CDS encoding OmpA family protein, which produces MRNVIILVCLIVLSFQIKAQVKVDVGKKVENSANRKANQKTDQAIDKSFDKLEEGIGSLFGKKKKKSSKGTTAKENVEVSNSTSNKEEAEKEPKVDKVTMNRSKFDFVPGDEVIFSDAPDMDEENGEFPTRWDLKSGQVEIVEVDGEKVMAFFDGSPEIVPYLKNAETDYLPDVFTIEFDIYRPAHGNRFFVYLYDRKRQRSGGDQEIEININTVNVNDVTGEYAPARDRDQGRWMHISIAYTKGKLKVYLDDTRLINIPHYEFDPSGLSIQCYFADVNEKKIWYLKNVRIAKGGVKYYDRVLSDGKIVCNGIRFDVNKATLKPESMGQINEIYELMEKNTDLKFSVEGHTDSDGDDQRNQSLSEKRAQEVMNTLIKMGIDSSRLQAKGFGESVPLNHNATPEEKANNRRVEFVKI; this is translated from the coding sequence ATGAGAAATGTAATAATCTTAGTATGCCTTATTGTGCTTTCTTTTCAGATAAAAGCACAGGTAAAGGTTGATGTTGGTAAAAAAGTTGAAAACTCGGCCAACCGAAAAGCCAATCAAAAAACAGATCAGGCTATTGATAAATCTTTCGATAAACTCGAAGAAGGTATTGGCTCATTATTTGGTAAGAAAAAGAAAAAATCTTCAAAGGGTACTACCGCTAAAGAGAATGTCGAAGTTTCAAATTCAACTTCAAACAAGGAAGAGGCAGAGAAAGAACCAAAAGTTGATAAGGTAACCATGAACCGGAGTAAATTCGATTTTGTGCCCGGTGATGAGGTTATTTTTTCTGATGCTCCCGATATGGATGAAGAGAACGGTGAATTTCCCACACGTTGGGATTTAAAAAGCGGTCAGGTTGAAATTGTTGAAGTCGATGGTGAGAAAGTAATGGCTTTCTTTGACGGTAGCCCTGAAATCGTTCCGTACCTTAAAAATGCTGAAACCGATTATCTGCCTGATGTTTTTACCATCGAATTTGATATTTATCGCCCTGCTCATGGGAATCGTTTCTTTGTTTATTTATATGATCGAAAACGTCAACGTAGTGGCGGTGATCAGGAAATAGAAATCAACATCAACACGGTTAATGTTAATGATGTTACAGGCGAATATGCCCCTGCGCGAGATCGGGATCAAGGGCGTTGGATGCATATTTCCATTGCTTATACCAAAGGCAAATTGAAAGTTTATTTGGATGATACACGACTCATTAATATTCCTCATTACGAATTCGATCCGTCAGGATTATCCATACAATGTTATTTTGCCGATGTAAATGAAAAGAAAATCTGGTATCTGAAAAATGTCAGAATTGCCAAGGGTGGTGTGAAGTATTACGATCGGGTTTTAAGCGATGGAAAGATAGTTTGTAATGGCATTCGATTTGATGTGAATAAAGCTACTCTCAAGCCCGAATCTATGGGGCAAATAAACGAGATTTATGAATTGATGGAGAAAAATACCGACCTGAAATTCTCAGTTGAGGGCCATACTGATAGTGATGGAGATGATCAGAGGAATCAATCATTATCCGAAAAACGTGCTCAGGAAGTGATGAATACTTTGATAAAGATGGGAATTGATTCTTCTCGTTTGCAAGCAAAAGGATTTGGCGAATCGGTTCCATTGAATCACAATGCTACTCCTGAAGAAAAAGCCAATAACAGGCGCGTTGAATTTGTGAAAATATAG
- a CDS encoding LemA family protein yields MNYIIGIVVVLVVMITISLYNRLIRRNNEVENAFGGVDVQLKKRYDLIPNLVAAVKQYAAHEKGLLTNITALRSKAIDKNLSNDEKVAIDNQISSAMKSIMVAVENYPDLKANENFMNLQRNLTEVESQISAARRTYNAVVTDYNNSIQTFPGNLMAAFLHYTRKAVFVIPEVERVNVNVSAMFN; encoded by the coding sequence ATGAATTATATAATCGGAATTGTAGTTGTGCTGGTTGTAATGATTACTATCAGTTTGTACAATCGTTTAATCCGACGTAATAACGAAGTGGAAAATGCCTTTGGAGGTGTTGATGTTCAGTTGAAGAAACGTTATGATTTAATTCCAAATTTAGTAGCTGCAGTTAAGCAATATGCAGCTCACGAAAAGGGATTACTTACCAATATAACTGCGTTACGGAGCAAAGCTATAGATAAGAATTTAAGTAATGACGAGAAAGTAGCAATTGATAATCAGATTTCATCAGCTATGAAAAGCATAATGGTCGCAGTTGAGAATTACCCAGATTTAAAGGCGAATGAAAATTTTATGAATTTGCAGCGAAACCTTACCGAAGTGGAGTCTCAGATTTCGGCAGCTCGGCGCACTTATAATGCTGTGGTAACAGATTATAACAATAGTATTCAAACATTTCCGGGCAATTTAATGGCAGCTTTTCTTCATTACACCCGAAAAGCAGTGTTTGTTATTCCTGAAGTTGAAAGAGTTAATGTGAATGTGTCAGCCATGTTTAACTAA
- a CDS encoding DUF3137 domain-containing protein — protein MENQNLLALFNQELKPELENIESQRKTIKRLIGVLIAGLVLAKIMYESIRNDYVAWPVAIALALIGLVMGAKALLKYFKYRSVFKKEVVTKIVHFINPDYVYDHKRHINTGDVIKSNLFGDKIDRCQGDDFVAGIIDKTDFQFSEIHPQYKRVTTEDGQRKTEWVTLFNGLFFMADFNKHLAAETYVMPDKSEKRLGKWAQKFQKSSRLGTLVKLEDPEFEREFKVFSSSQQEARYVLTPTMMQAMVKIRQTLKEDFRFSFVGNRVYCAVGFNKGLFEPRIRKSGVNFQDVEFMHQLFSLIELIIHEMNLNTRIWTKE, from the coding sequence ATGGAAAACCAAAATTTATTAGCTCTTTTTAATCAGGAATTAAAGCCTGAATTAGAAAATATTGAGAGTCAGCGAAAAACCATCAAGCGATTGATTGGTGTATTAATAGCTGGTTTGGTATTGGCTAAAATTATGTACGAAAGTATTCGAAACGATTATGTAGCCTGGCCTGTAGCCATTGCTTTGGCTCTTATTGGATTGGTGATGGGAGCCAAAGCTTTACTAAAATATTTCAAGTATCGTTCTGTTTTTAAAAAAGAGGTTGTAACTAAAATTGTTCATTTCATCAATCCTGATTATGTATATGATCACAAACGCCATATTAATACAGGTGATGTTATTAAGAGTAACCTGTTTGGTGATAAAATTGATCGTTGTCAGGGTGATGATTTTGTAGCCGGGATAATTGATAAAACAGATTTTCAATTCTCTGAAATACATCCTCAATATAAACGTGTTACCACTGAGGATGGCCAACGTAAAACGGAGTGGGTAACCTTGTTCAATGGCTTGTTTTTTATGGCTGACTTTAATAAGCATTTAGCTGCCGAAACGTATGTTATGCCCGATAAATCGGAAAAGAGACTAGGGAAATGGGCTCAAAAATTCCAGAAAAGTAGTCGTTTGGGAACATTAGTGAAATTGGAAGATCCGGAATTTGAACGTGAGTTTAAAGTGTTTTCATCAAGTCAGCAAGAAGCTCGCTATGTTTTAACTCCAACTATGATGCAGGCGATGGTCAAAATTCGTCAGACTTTGAAAGAAGACTTCCGCTTTTCATTTGTAGGTAACCGTGTTTATTGTGCTGTTGGGTTTAATAAAGGATTATTCGAACCTCGAATACGAAAATCGGGTGTCAACTTTCAGGATGTTGAGTTTATGCATCAGCTTTTCTCTCTTATTGAATTGATTATTCATGAAATGAATTTGAATACGCGAATCTGGACTAAAGAATAA
- a CDS encoding T9SS type A sorting domain-containing protein: MKKKILLFVFMVLAGIVCVNAQLVTVKGISKTRIDLTSSTVVGQVTINPTVSGKVIVRFDGNCLSDFGDRIILAASNTTSWGINDGCVAVEGVSDDLRSRPFSHTRVYNVDAGNHTFYAIAHNYVETEGSGKASIYGSLSVEFIPDGAYWVAFDNISEMDINLANSTAVGHITINPATSGRVIVHFDGQCISDPGDRIILAASNTTSWGVNDGNVGVEAIDSDLNQNSFSHTRVYNVSAGSQSFYAIAQNYAETEGSGIASIYGTLTAVFIPDGVLSVSYDRIVETNIDVTNVATVGQVTINPQVAGRAFVHFDGMCYSSKGDRILLAASNVQDWGVNDGCVSVQAVNQDNNINSFSHTRAYDVDAGSSTFYAIAHNYVDTEGDGEVSVYGMLTVEFVPNATSTVIDDGLIESVVNIYPNPCVDGFMVKGLDNFNCEVYNMSGKLMLSYVDLNYSSTIKTDVLPKGTYLVKIKSKTNSVVKKLVVK; this comes from the coding sequence ATGAAAAAGAAAATTTTACTATTTGTTTTTATGGTGTTAGCAGGAATAGTTTGTGTAAATGCACAACTAGTTACTGTTAAAGGTATTTCTAAAACAAGAATTGATCTAACAAGCTCAACTGTTGTAGGTCAAGTAACAATTAACCCTACCGTTTCAGGTAAAGTAATCGTACGATTTGATGGCAATTGTTTATCAGATTTTGGTGATCGAATTATATTGGCCGCTAGCAATACTACCTCTTGGGGAATAAATGATGGATGTGTTGCTGTTGAAGGTGTTAGTGATGATCTACGAAGCAGACCATTTAGCCATACTCGAGTATATAATGTAGATGCCGGGAATCATACTTTTTATGCAATAGCTCATAACTATGTTGAAACCGAAGGATCAGGAAAAGCTTCGATATACGGAAGTTTATCTGTTGAGTTTATTCCAGATGGAGCTTATTGGGTTGCATTTGATAATATTTCAGAAATGGATATCAATTTAGCTAATAGCACTGCAGTAGGACATATAACAATTAATCCGGCTACTTCAGGTAGGGTAATTGTTCATTTCGATGGACAATGTATATCTGATCCAGGTGACCGAATAATATTGGCAGCTAGTAATACGACATCATGGGGAGTTAATGATGGAAATGTAGGTGTTGAGGCAATAGATTCAGATTTAAACCAAAATTCATTTTCACATACCCGTGTATACAATGTGAGTGCGGGAAGTCAATCATTTTATGCTATTGCACAAAATTATGCTGAGACTGAAGGATCTGGGATTGCATCAATTTATGGGACCTTAACTGCTGTTTTTATTCCTGATGGTGTTTTGTCTGTGTCCTATGATCGAATTGTAGAAACGAATATTGATGTAACCAATGTTGCAACTGTGGGGCAAGTTACCATAAATCCACAGGTTGCAGGAAGAGCTTTTGTTCATTTCGATGGCATGTGTTATTCTTCTAAAGGCGATCGGATTCTACTAGCTGCAAGTAATGTGCAGGATTGGGGAGTAAATGATGGATGTGTTTCTGTTCAGGCTGTTAATCAGGATAATAATATAAATTCATTTTCGCATACGCGTGCATATGATGTTGATGCAGGAAGTAGTACTTTCTATGCGATCGCTCATAATTATGTAGATACTGAAGGAGATGGGGAAGTGTCTGTTTACGGAATGCTTACTGTTGAGTTTGTTCCAAATGCAACTAGCACTGTCATTGATGATGGCTTAATTGAATCTGTAGTGAATATTTATCCGAATCCTTGTGTTGATGGTTTTATGGTTAAAGGACTTGATAACTTTAATTGCGAAGTATATAATATGTCCGGCAAATTAATGCTTAGTTACGTTGATTTAAATTATTCATCAACAATTAAAACGGATGTTTTACCTAAAGGAACATACTTGGTTAAAATCAAATCAAAAACTAATTCTGTTGTTAAGAAGTTAGTTGTTAAATAA
- a CDS encoding AraC family transcriptional regulator: MSSQIHREITPLKENDCFLIFDREREFFNFPIHFHPEFEINYIRHAKGGKRVVGDHIGEIDETELVMVGPNLYHGWENYRNTGGDSLHEITIQFPRELFNDELLGRNLLQPVKELLNNAYRGILFSQETIRMIEPRLQRLSQKRGFDSYLEFQSLLYDLAISRDQQLLTNMSFLRQNDFHNSERIESIYTYVKENFGKKIKLEDAASHVNMTVVSFSRLIKQRTGKSFVDFVNEIRLGYATRLLIESNKSIGEICFECGFNNISNFNRIFKKRQNCTPSEFRTNFTGTRSVF; the protein is encoded by the coding sequence ATGTCGAGTCAAATCCATCGCGAAATAACACCACTGAAAGAGAATGATTGTTTCTTAATATTCGATAGAGAAAGAGAATTCTTCAACTTCCCCATTCATTTTCATCCCGAATTTGAGATAAATTATATTCGTCATGCAAAGGGTGGCAAGCGCGTTGTTGGAGATCACATTGGAGAAATAGATGAAACCGAATTGGTAATGGTTGGCCCCAACCTTTATCATGGGTGGGAGAACTACAGAAATACCGGAGGAGATTCCCTACACGAGATAACCATACAGTTTCCCAGGGAGTTATTTAACGATGAACTTTTAGGAAGAAACCTGCTTCAACCCGTTAAAGAACTTCTTAACAATGCCTATCGTGGTATTCTTTTTTCGCAGGAAACTATTAGAATGATTGAGCCTCGCTTACAGCGCTTAAGCCAAAAAAGAGGCTTTGACAGTTATTTAGAATTTCAATCACTACTATACGATTTGGCCATATCGAGAGATCAGCAACTATTGACCAATATGTCGTTTCTTCGTCAAAATGACTTCCATAATAGTGAACGAATTGAATCCATCTATACCTATGTAAAAGAAAATTTTGGTAAGAAGATAAAATTGGAGGATGCGGCCAGCCATGTAAATATGACTGTGGTTTCGTTCAGTCGATTAATTAAACAACGTACCGGAAAGTCATTTGTTGACTTTGTAAATGAAATTCGATTAGGTTACGCTACTCGTTTGTTAATTGAAAGCAATAAAAGTATCGGTGAGATTTGTTTTGAATGTGGATTTAACAACATCTCAAACTTTAATCGCATTTTTAAGAAAAGACAAAACTGCACACCATCGGAGTTCAGAACAAACTTTACAGGTACGCGTAGTGTCTTTTAA
- a CDS encoding glycosyl hydrolase, translating to MMKCIYRLGYTLIIVGLFSACNNQKSKELSGKEQLIDVLNSVKGKGILFGHQDDLAYGINWKYVDGQSDVKRVAGDYPALFGWELGGLERGDAVNLDSVPFDTMRRLALTAYQKGGINSFSWHPYSVVNGENSWNTDTTVVKYIIPGGDKHEAFVHQLDKIADFLNSIKTENGEKIPFIFRPWHEMDGGWFWWGSKSCTPDEFKQLFQFTIDYLRNEKGVDQMVVAYSPDCSFTSLNQYLTWYPGDEYIDVVGVDNYYDLRVGGDVQAAINKLHIVIDYANQNGKISALTESGIENVADSTWYVQKLGVVLNDDKVAANISYAMVWRNDPDVHFFFPYPGHPGAKYAKELLNQDHIWLLNDLVALEKK from the coding sequence ATGATGAAATGTATTTATAGATTAGGTTATACTTTAATAATTGTCGGTTTATTTTCTGCATGTAATAATCAGAAAAGTAAAGAATTATCTGGAAAAGAACAGCTGATTGACGTTTTGAATTCAGTAAAAGGAAAAGGTATTCTTTTTGGTCATCAGGATGATTTGGCCTATGGTATTAACTGGAAATACGTCGATGGTCAATCGGATGTAAAGCGCGTGGCAGGCGACTATCCGGCTTTGTTTGGTTGGGAGTTGGGAGGCTTGGAACGAGGTGATGCTGTTAATCTCGATAGTGTTCCATTTGATACAATGCGTCGCTTGGCTTTAACTGCCTATCAAAAAGGTGGAATTAACTCTTTTAGTTGGCATCCTTATTCGGTAGTTAATGGTGAAAACTCGTGGAATACTGATACAACTGTTGTTAAGTACATTATTCCTGGTGGAGATAAGCATGAGGCATTTGTACATCAATTAGATAAAATAGCTGATTTTCTTAATTCTATTAAAACCGAAAATGGTGAGAAAATACCATTTATTTTCCGTCCGTGGCATGAGATGGATGGAGGTTGGTTTTGGTGGGGCAGTAAAAGTTGTACTCCAGATGAATTTAAACAACTTTTCCAATTTACCATTGATTACCTGAGAAATGAAAAGGGTGTTGATCAAATGGTGGTAGCCTATTCGCCTGATTGCAGCTTTACTTCGCTCAATCAGTATTTAACCTGGTATCCTGGAGATGAATACATAGATGTTGTTGGTGTTGATAATTATTATGATTTACGTGTTGGAGGTGATGTGCAAGCTGCAATTAACAAGCTTCATATTGTAATTGATTATGCCAACCAGAATGGGAAAATATCTGCCTTAACAGAATCCGGAATTGAGAATGTTGCCGATTCAACCTGGTATGTGCAAAAGCTAGGTGTGGTTTTAAATGATGATAAAGTAGCTGCTAATATTAGTTATGCAATGGTTTGGAGAAATGATCCGGATGTCCATTTCTTTTTTCCTTATCCAGGGCATCCGGGTGCAAAATATGCAAAAGAGTTATTGAATCAGGATCATATTTGGTTATTGAATGATCTTGTGGCATTGGAGAAAAAATAG
- a CDS encoding glycosidase, which yields MKEDIFESRLEKVKKKHRKVINKPNKALFSENGIYTRYKYPVITRNHVPLHWRFDLNKETNPYFMERIGFNAAFNAGAIKLNDKYLMVVRTEGNDRKSFFAVAESDNGIDGFKFWDKPITLPQTNEFDTNVYDMRLTQHDDGWIYGVFCTERKDPDAPDGDTSSAVAAAGIARTKDLVEWERLPDLISTTGQQRNVVLFPHLIDGKYAFYTRPQDGFIDTGKGGGIGFGLSETIENAEVKEEVIVDAKTYHTIYEVKNGLGPAPIKTEHGWLQLAHGVRNTAAGLRYTLYVFMTDLEKPWIVTHKPNGHFISPLKDERVGDVSNVVFANGWIADEDGKVFIYYASSDTRMHVATTTIDQLVDYCLNTPEDKLHSHLSVETINELIDKNKDFMGLLND from the coding sequence ATGAAAGAAGATATTTTTGAATCAAGACTAGAAAAAGTCAAGAAAAAGCACCGTAAGGTTATTAATAAACCTAACAAAGCTTTGTTCAGTGAGAATGGAATATATACACGATATAAATATCCGGTAATTACACGTAATCATGTGCCTTTGCATTGGCGTTTTGATTTAAACAAAGAAACCAATCCATATTTTATGGAACGCATTGGTTTTAATGCAGCTTTTAATGCTGGAGCTATCAAGTTGAACGATAAATATTTGATGGTTGTACGTACCGAAGGAAATGATCGTAAATCGTTTTTTGCAGTAGCTGAAAGTGACAACGGTATCGATGGATTTAAGTTTTGGGATAAGCCTATTACATTGCCTCAAACCAATGAGTTTGATACCAATGTTTACGATATGCGCTTAACACAACACGACGATGGTTGGATTTATGGCGTTTTCTGCACCGAACGTAAAGATCCGGATGCTCCTGATGGAGATACCAGTAGTGCTGTAGCAGCAGCTGGAATTGCTCGCACTAAAGATTTAGTAGAGTGGGAGCGTCTTCCTGATTTAATATCAACCACAGGTCAGCAACGTAATGTGGTATTATTCCCTCATTTGATTGATGGTAAATACGCATTTTACACTCGTCCACAAGATGGGTTTATCGATACCGGTAAAGGTGGAGGAATTGGTTTTGGCTTATCAGAAACCATCGAAAATGCCGAAGTGAAAGAAGAGGTTATTGTTGATGCTAAAACTTATCATACCATTTATGAAGTGAAGAATGGTTTGGGGCCTGCACCTATTAAAACCGAACATGGTTGGTTGCAATTGGCACATGGTGTTCGTAATACTGCTGCTGGTTTACGTTATACCTTGTATGTGTTTATGACGGATTTGGAAAAACCATGGATTGTAACTCATAAACCTAACGGTCATTTTATTTCTCCATTGAAAGATGAGCGTGTGGGTGATGTATCCAATGTTGTTTTTGCCAATGGATGGATTGCTGATGAAGACGGAAAAGTGTTCATCTATTATGCATCGTCCGATACTCGCATGCATGTGGCTACAACCACTATTGATCAGTTGGTTGATTATTGTTTGAATACGCCAGAAGATAAATTGCATTCGCATTTAAGTGTTGAAACTATTAATGAGTTAATCGATAAGAACAAAGATTTTATGGGTCTTTTGAATGATTAA